GCAGAAAAGGCAGGATATAAAGTTATTGCCAGGGGAGTTACCAATGTCATAGAAATAGCATCTGCAATGGATAGTCTTATGGGAGCGGTCGATGTAATCTACACAGCCAAGGATAACAATATAGCCTCTGCTTACAGCCTTATCATAGATAGAGCCAACAAAGCTGATATCCCCGTTATAGGAGCCACTAAAGATTTTACTGAAGCAGGTGCACTGGCTTCCTCTGGAATATCGGAATATCAGGTAGGATACCAGACTGGAGAGATGATTCTAAGACACCTCAGCGGGGAAAAAATTAAAGACCTGCCCATAGAATATTTAAAAAAATCAGAACTGACTATCAACGAAAAACAGATGAAAAAATACGGGATTTCACTGGATAGTGATCAGTTGAAAAATATTGAAATTATAAAGGAGTAAATTATGTTAATAGGAACTATTGAACAGGGGCTTATTTTTGCAATAATGGCTTTAGGATTGTACATATCCTATAAAATACTAGATTTTCCAGATCTTACTGTAGACGGATCTTTTCCAATGGGAGGTTCTATAGCAGCTATCCTTATAATAAAGGGTTTCAATCCCATCCTGGCTTTAGGAGCAGCATTTATAGGGGGATCCATTGCAGGATTTATCACTGGATATATCCATATAAAATTCAAGATCACAAACCTCTTGGCTGGAATTATTGTTATGACAGGTTTATATAGTGTCAACCTCCGGATAATGGGAAGATCAAATATACCCTTATTTGGAGTTGATAATATATTTTCCAATAGGCCCAATCTTTTAATCATATTATTTATTGTGCTCCTGTCTAAGTTTTCTCTGGACTATCTCCTTAAAACAAAATTTGGATTTTCCCTGCGGGCTTTGGGAGACAATGAAACATTGGTTGTATCTTTAGGGATAGATGAAAAAAAATTAAAGGTTATGGGTCTTATGTTAGCCAATGGTTTAGTAGCTTTATCTGGTGGTATCTTAGCCCAATACCAGGGTTTTTCAGATATTGCCATGGGTACAGGAACTATTGTTACAGGCCTTGCTTCTATTATTATAGGGGAAAGTGTCTTAAAGAAGGGAAAGATGTTAAATGTCACAACTATCGTAATTATCGGTTCCATCTTATACCGGTTTATAATAATGGGTTCTCTAAAAATAGGATTTAGTCCCAGCGATATAAAGCTTATTACTGCAATCCTTACTGTTGGAGTTATGGGTTTTAAAGGTAAAAACTTAAAATTAACATTACCATTAAAAAATAAATTAGGAGGTGTATTTCAAAATGCTCAAAATTAATAATTTAAATAAATCATTTCATTCTGAATTGGGAAGCGAAAAAAAAATTTTTAAAGGATTGAATTTTCAATTAAACCACGGGGACTTTGTATCTATCATTGGAAGTAATGGTGCCGGGAAATCCACCCTTCTAAATATCATTATGGGGAATATTACCCCAGATGGTGGGAATTTATATATGGAAGGCAGAGATTTTACGGATCTGGCTACCTATAAAAGAAATACTTTTATTTCAAAGGTCTATCAAAACCCTGCCTTGGGAACTGCACCATCTATGACAATCTTTGAAAACCTTTCTATGGCAGACAATAAAGGAAAAAGATTTAACCTTACTCTGGGTTTAAATAAAAAAAAGAAAGAAATTTATAAAAATACCCTGACTGAATTAGGTTTGGGGCTGGAAAAACAACTGGATACAGAAGTTGGATTATTATCCGGCGGGCAGAGACAATGTCTGGCTCTTATTATGGCAACCTTAAATAAACCTAAAATATTATTGTTAGATGAACATACTGCCGCTCTTGATCCCAAGACATCGGAGTTAATCATGGAAAAAACAAAAAAAATAGTGGAATCCCATAAGATCCCTACCCTTATGATAACTCATAATTTAAATGATGCTATAAAATATGGGAACAGATTAATTATGCTCCATGAAGGAAAGATAATCTTAGACTTTGCAGGAGAGGAAAAACAGAACCTTACTCCTGAAAAACTCCTGAAAATATTTCATACTCAGAATACCGCTATAAAGGATGATGAACTCTTCAGCCTTTCCTAGTTGATTATACAAGGGCAAAACCCTTAGATTTTTCTCTTTGCCACTAATCTACACTAATTTTATAAAACTTTTATAGGCATTACACAGAAGTTTTTAGTGTGATTATAGCACACGGATCTCTTCGAGACACACTGAAAAACTCTAATCTACACAGATAAGAATCTTTTTTCTTTAGAATTTGGTTTTTTCATTTCGAAGTTTATAGTCGTTTAGCTCCAGCAGTAAATATCTCGCGAGTTTCGTCGCCCCCGCCATGCCCGTCAGGCATCCCACTAAACCCTCTCTTACCTAACTCTTTCCTTGTTATCGTTTTCTCTCAAATCAGAGAAAACTATAGCTCGATCTTTTAGCTTTGGTTTCTCTAAAACTAGAGAAACCATAAGAAGGAGGAGTTTAACCTTCTTTCCTCTATTTCATTATACAAGGATGGAATCCTTAGGTCTTTTTTTCAAGTAGCAATTTGGGTTAATTACAGATAAAATCATCTGACCTTTGGGAGATAAGAAATAAAATTGATGTCATTTCAAAATTATTTTTTATCTTTTTTTTTTTTATAAAAGGTTTTTTTTTATTTTCTCTAATAACTATAGTAGATGAAAGTTTAAAAAACTAATCTAAGTAGGTGAATTAAAATGTTTAATTTTAAAAAATATATTTTTTTTGTTGCTTTTTTTATTTTCATGGGAAATATACTCCTTGGAGAGGGAGAGGAAATAAGTTACAATCTGGAATTAGGAGATATTCCTCACAAAAAAAACTCCGATAAATTAAAAAAGGATACAGGATCACTTTTCATCCTTGCAGGTGCAACAGCTGCCTTCCTATATACACTACCAGAATCCACAACAAGATGGGGAAAAAATGAGGAAAGTAGTCTGTTTGAACAGTGGAAAAGGAACGTGACGAGCGGACCTGTATGGGATCACGATAACCCCGGATTTAACTATATAGGTCATGCATATACAGGAGGAGTATACTATATACTGGCCAGAAATGCCAATTACTCAAAATATGAGTCTTTTTGGTATTCATTTTTTATATCCACATTTTTTTGGGAATACGGGATAGAGGCATTTGCCGAGAGACCTTCCATGCAGGATATTGTCATAACTCCGGTTTTTGGTTCCATGGTAGGAGAGGGGTTTTATATCCTTCAGAACTATATCTTAGATAATAACGGTATGCTGTTCAATTCTAAGTTTTTGGGAAGTACTACTATGATGTTTATGGATCCAATGGGACATCTTTCCAGTTATCTCTATGATGACTATCAAAGAACAAGTCATGTAGGTGTAATGGTAAACGCCGTTGAGCATGAAGGTGAAACAAAATTACTTTTAGGAATAAATTTTATATTCTCATTTTAGGAGGTAATATGAAAAAATTAATATTAGTGGGATTATTTATTTTGGGATTAGACCTTTATCCAGTGGGAATAAATTTAGGAGTTGGTGGCAGCTATGGTAAGTTTTCAGGGAATAAAACCGGAAGTTTAAATTTAAATTTAGAGATTGTTCATGAAATTTTTCCAGATATAGAACTTGGATTTGGAGGGATCGGGGAATTTAATTTCAGTGATAGAGGGATGGAAACTTTCCCCGTATACCTGAGCGGCAAATTCTATTCTCAAAATATTCCAGGTTTATATACCGTTGGAAGATACGGCAGAACCCTTTATAAAGATAGTGATAAAATCGGAGCTTATGCTTATCTGGGAATCGGAAAAAAATTAGAATCCGGATTATCAGTGGAAGGAGGATTTTCCCTTGCAAATCAAGATACAGAAGAGTCCGTATTAAATAATGGAAATATAGCACTTTTGCTGATAATGCCGATATTTTAAAATATTAAGTGTTTAACTAAAGGGGGATTTTATGAAAGGTTTTAAAGAAAATGTTTTGATTCAATTTATTTTACTTATTGGGTTTGTGACAGTATTTTCATTGTTTTTTTCCGATATTTTAGGCGGAGAAGAAAAAATACCTTTACCTAAATCCTTAGTTTTTCAATCTCAGATGACAATATCGGAATTTGGAGAAAAGAATAATTTGCCCAATTCGGTTTTATTAAAGGAGTTTCAATTAGAAGGGGAGAATGATTTCCAGAAAAAATTAGGTGATTTTGATAATTTGGAGGAGAAGATCGATTCAGTAAGAAATAAACTGATCCTGCATAGGGAAGGGGAATCTAAATCTTGGATTAAGATTGCAATAAAATTTGGTTTGTGGATTTTTATTCAGATAATAGTGTTCAATTTAATCCGAAGAAATAAAATCACCGTTAAAAATAGAAAGATCATCTATTTTATCTCTCTGACGATATTCGGAGTTATACTTGGTTCAGATCCCGGTCCCATGGGGACTGTCAAAGATGCCGTTGCACTTTTCGCAGTTGACGGGGTCATCTTTCCTCAAAGGCTGGCAGCCATGGGTATATTTTTATTTATGGTTTTTATTGCAAATAAATTTATCTGCTCTTGGGGCTGTCAGGTTGGAACACTCCAGGATTTGATTTTCAGACTAAACAAAAATAATACAGCAAACAAGAACCTAATCAGACAATATAAAATTCCCTTTGTTCTGAGCAACACTGTCCGTATAATCTTTTTTATTGTCTTTACTGTCATAGTATTTATGTGGAGTACTGATATTATAGAATATATCGACCCATTCAAGATTTTTGCACCTATGAAACTTGAAATTATTGGTATGGGATTTATAGGGCTGATATTTATAGGAAGTATCTTTGTATATCGTCCATGGTGCCACCTGTTTTGCCCATTTGGATTAGTAGGATGGTTTATTGAAAAAATATCTGTTTTCAAAATTTGTGTAGACTATGATAAATGTATCTCTTGTGAAGCCTGTTCCAAAGCTTGTCCATCAACGGCAATGGAAAACATATTGAAACAAGAAAAAACCATTCCAGATTGTTTTTCTTGTGGTTCTTGTATAGAAACCTGCCCAACTGAGGCAATCAGCTTTAAAAAGGGTAAAAGACCTGTTCCACCAAAAGATAAATTTAAAAAATAGAAGTTTTGCCCATATTTTACGGGCAAAACTTCTTTTTTTTATTCTCTAGGAAATTATACCCGGGGGATAATACTATCAGCAGTGTCACGTCACTTTTTTTAATCCCAGAAAATTTTTTTTTCTTTATTGTGTATATGAATTTTAGAAGCTAAAAATGAAGTCAGGGGAACAGCTATTAATATTCCTATACTCCCGCAAAAAGCCCGGAGAAATTCAACTCCTACAAATTCAAAGTTCAATATCCTGATACCCGGAAAATCATTCTGCTGGATGGTGAGGATCATTATCGTAAAGAGTGATCCCCCTATGTAGGCTAAGATAAGGGTATTTATCATGGTTCCTATGATATCCCTTCCTATACTCATCCCGGAATTATATAATTCCAAAGGTGTAATATGGGGTTTATGGGATTTTATCTCTGAAAGGGCCGAGGAGATCGACATAGATACATCCATCACAGCTCCTGCACTTCCTATAATTACCCCTGTTGATATGAGTTCCTTCAGGTCTATGTTTTTTATAAGGGATGCATAATTGATGCTTTCCATGGTTGTATACCCTGTGAGCCCCATGGTCTTTGAAAAAAATATAGATAGGATCCCTGCAAAAACAACTCCTCCCAAGGTCCCCAGGATAGCTATAATCCCCTTGGAATTAAATCCAGTCATAAAAAATATAGTAACAACGGAAGATATGGATAAAATAATTATTGAAATCAGGATGGGAGAAAACCCTAAGATGATCCCGGGAATCATAAATTTAAATATTAAAAATCCTGTTATTCCCAGAGACAGGACTGCCTTTAAACCTTGTTTTTTCGCAATAAATAATGTCAGCCCTAAGAAAAGAGAGACCAAAAGGTAGAGACTATTCCTCCTATCCCTTTCGACGATATAGTATCCGTCTGTATCTCTGTATATAACCACATTCATATTTGGCTTAAAAGACAGATTATGTTCTTTTTCCCTATAGGCAGGATGAGGAATCACCAGGATTTTCCCCTTCTCCTCCCCCTCCATAATTTCCACTTGAAAATCAGTCATGGAAATAAGAAACTCATCATCTGCAAATTCTTCTTCCCTTAATATGGAAAGGATCTTTCCTTTTACATAGGTCTGCTCGGCAAAAATAGAGATACCTATGATGAAAAATATCCCTATAATTAATTTTTTTTTCATATTCTCCTCCAAATTTATTATTCCTCTTATTCTATCATAAAAAATCAACAATGGTCTCTATTCAACTTTAAAAATTTAAAATTCACTCCTCTAAACCAATATAAATTCTGTCTGAAAACCTGTTTTTTTACTTTTGATAGTGGTAAATTTCAGATTAAAAGTTCTTTTAATGCCTTTACTTAAAGGAGATAGGGTGATATAATTACTAGCAATAGGAGATAAATAAGTAGTAAGAGATGAAAATATAAACTTAAAAAATTATATTTTTACCCCTTATTATTTTATGTCTCCTATTGAAATAACTGAATTTAACTATCTGAATATATATCAGATAGTTAAATTTAGAAAATGAAATGTAAGGATAATGCCCTGTGCTTATCCAATATAATAGGAGGAATATATGTTTAATGAAAAAAACATGGAGTTAGAAATCGGTGGAAAAATAATAAAGATGTCCACTGGAAAATTAGCCAGACAAGCTGGAGGAGCTGTATTGGTAGAATGCGGTGGGACTGCATTATTAGTAACAGCAACTAGAAGTAAGGCACCTAGAAAGGGAGCGGACTTTTTCCCATTAACAGTTGATTTCGTAGAAAAATATTATGCAGCCGGAAAGATGCCAGGCGGGTTTATGAAAAGAGAAGCCAGACCTTCTACAAACGCTACATTAACAGCTAGATTAATAGACAGACCAATCAGACCAATGTTCCCAGAAGGATTCAACTATGATGTACACATTGTAAATACAGTGATGTCATATGACGAAACTTGTACTACTGATTACCTTGGAATCATCGGATCATCAGCAGCATTAATGGTTTCTGATATCCCATTCTTAGGACCTGTAGCAGCAGTTACAGTTGGAATGATAGACGGAGAATTCGTTTTAAATCCAAGCCCTGCCCAGTTAGTGAACAGTGATTTAGAATTAACAGTAGCAGGAACAAAAGAAGCTGTAAACATGGTAGAATCCGGAGCAGCTGAATTATCTGAAAAAGTTATGTTAGATGCAATTTTATTTGCCCATGACAACATCAAAAAAATATGTGCATTCCAGGAGGAATTTGCTGCATTAGTTGCAAAAGAAAACATTGAATTCACTGCACCTGCAATCGACGAAACTGTTAAGTCATTTATCGACGAAAAGGCAACTGCAAGATTAAAGGAAGCTGTATTAGTTGTTGGAAAACATGCCAGGGAAGATGCAGTAGACGGATTAGAAGCTGAATTATTAGAGATATTTACAGCTGACTATATAGAAAAAACCGGTGAGGAAGAATTAGATGGAGCTTTAGCATTTGACTTTGCTAAATACTACCACGACCTTATGAAACAATTAGTAAGAGAAGCTATTGTTTACAATAAGCATAGAGTAGACGGAAGAAAAACTGATGAATTAAGAGACCTTTTCGCAGAAATAGATATCTTATCCCAGCCTCATGGATCGGCAATGTTTACTAGAGGAGAAACTCAGGCAATGGTATTTGCTACTCTGGGAACAAAACAGGATGAGCAGTTAATCGACGGGTTGGACGAAAGTTTCTACAAGAAATTCTACCTTCACTATAACTTCCCTTCATACTCAGTAGGAGAACCTGGATTCATGAGAGGACCAGGAAGAAGAGAATTAGGACATGGAGCATTAGCTGAAAGAGCACTATCTTATGTATTACCAACTGAAGAAGTATTTCCATACACAGTGAGAATAGTATCTGAGATCACTGAATCAAATGGTTCATCTTCTCAGGCAAGTATCTGTGGTGGATCATTATCACTTATGGCTGCCGGAGTACCTATCAAGGAACATGTAGCTGGAATAGCTATGGGACTTGTTAAAGAGGGAGACGACTATGTAGTTTTAACCGACATCATGGGATTAGAAGATCATTTAGGAGATATGGACTTTAAAGTAGCTGGAACTTCTAAAGGAATCACAGCACTTCAAATGGATATCAAGATCACTGGAATAGATGAAGAAGTTATGAGAATAGCTTTAGAACAGGCATTAGTAGCAAGAACTGAAATATTAGGTGTTATGAACGCAGCTATCCCTGCTCCTAAAGCAGAATTAGCAGCTACAGCTCCTAGAGTATATCAAATGCAAATTGATACAGATAAAATATCTGCATTAATCGGACCTGCTGGAAAGAATATCAAAGGTATCGTAGAAGAGACTGGAGCTAAAGTTGATATCGATGATTCTGGAAAGGTATTAATCTTTGCTGTAGATAAAGATGCACTGGATAAAACTGTTTCATTAGTAAACGGATATGTAAAAGACGTTGAAGTAGGAGAAATCTATACTGCTAAAGTTGTAAAAGTAGCTTCATTCGGGGCATTTATGCAGGTAGCACCAGGAAAAGACGGATTATTACATGTTTCTCAAATCTCTCATGAGAGAATCGCCAATGTAGAAGATGTATTGCAAGTTGGAGATGAATTTGAAGTTAAAGTTATCTCAACTGAAAAAGGAAAGATCAGCTTAAGTAGAAAAGAATTATTACCTAAGCCGGTTAAAGCAGCAGAAGTAAAGGAAGAAACTAAGTAGGTTATAGTAAAAGGGTTTGGCACAATTTTGTGCTAAACCCTTTTTTTTTATTTGACCCTCTCTCGCCCTCGTAGGGAAAAAGAAAGAAAAAGCATAGAACACGGATGTATAAATACATACACGGAAGAAACTCTGATCATCGCAGATTTTTGTTTTGGATCAAAATTAAGAATAAAAGATTTGGTTTGAATCTGTGAAAATTAGATACAAATAAAAAGAGGATGACTCAAGTAGAAAACCTACTTATGAGTCACCCTCCGCTAGTTTCAAATGTAATTTTAGTTTTAAAATATTAATTATTCTAAAATTACTTTATGATTAACTGTGTTCTTTTCCTTTAAGAAAAAATGTAGAATAGTTGCTATCACTCCTAATAACCCACAAAATAAGAAAGAAGTTTCCAAAGATCTATCTGCTGAAATTCCAATGAGTGGATTAATACCTGAAGAAACAATACTTCCAACCATAGAATAAAGAGATAACATAACAGCTCTATTATTAGTTTTTATTGAGTTATTTTGAATAGTCATCACCATTGGTTCTAATAAACCTCGAGAAAGACTAATAATTGCCATTAAAAATATAGTAAAAAAAGGATTACTAGTTAAGGCTAGAAGTATACATGTCAGACTAAGCGATATATAAATTAAA
This portion of the Psychrilyobacter piezotolerans genome encodes:
- a CDS encoding ABC transporter permease encodes the protein MLIGTIEQGLIFAIMALGLYISYKILDFPDLTVDGSFPMGGSIAAILIIKGFNPILALGAAFIGGSIAGFITGYIHIKFKITNLLAGIIVMTGLYSVNLRIMGRSNIPLFGVDNIFSNRPNLLIILFIVLLSKFSLDYLLKTKFGFSLRALGDNETLVVSLGIDEKKLKVMGLMLANGLVALSGGILAQYQGFSDIAMGTGTIVTGLASIIIGESVLKKGKMLNVTTIVIIGSILYRFIIMGSLKIGFSPSDIKLITAILTVGVMGFKGKNLKLTLPLKNKLGGVFQNAQN
- a CDS encoding ABC transporter ATP-binding protein → MLKINNLNKSFHSELGSEKKIFKGLNFQLNHGDFVSIIGSNGAGKSTLLNIIMGNITPDGGNLYMEGRDFTDLATYKRNTFISKVYQNPALGTAPSMTIFENLSMADNKGKRFNLTLGLNKKKKEIYKNTLTELGLGLEKQLDTEVGLLSGGQRQCLALIMATLNKPKILLLDEHTAALDPKTSELIMEKTKKIVESHKIPTLMITHNLNDAIKYGNRLIMLHEGKIILDFAGEEKQNLTPEKLLKIFHTQNTAIKDDELFSLS
- a CDS encoding DUF3943 domain-containing protein, which gives rise to MFNFKKYIFFVAFFIFMGNILLGEGEEISYNLELGDIPHKKNSDKLKKDTGSLFILAGATAAFLYTLPESTTRWGKNEESSLFEQWKRNVTSGPVWDHDNPGFNYIGHAYTGGVYYILARNANYSKYESFWYSFFISTFFWEYGIEAFAERPSMQDIVITPVFGSMVGEGFYILQNYILDNNGMLFNSKFLGSTTMMFMDPMGHLSSYLYDDYQRTSHVGVMVNAVEHEGETKLLLGINFIFSF
- a CDS encoding 4Fe-4S binding protein, with translation MKGFKENVLIQFILLIGFVTVFSLFFSDILGGEEKIPLPKSLVFQSQMTISEFGEKNNLPNSVLLKEFQLEGENDFQKKLGDFDNLEEKIDSVRNKLILHREGESKSWIKIAIKFGLWIFIQIIVFNLIRRNKITVKNRKIIYFISLTIFGVILGSDPGPMGTVKDAVALFAVDGVIFPQRLAAMGIFLFMVFIANKFICSWGCQVGTLQDLIFRLNKNNTANKNLIRQYKIPFVLSNTVRIIFFIVFTVIVFMWSTDIIEYIDPFKIFAPMKLEIIGMGFIGLIFIGSIFVYRPWCHLFCPFGLVGWFIEKISVFKICVDYDKCISCEACSKACPSTAMENILKQEKTIPDCFSCGSCIETCPTEAISFKKGKRPVPPKDKFKK
- a CDS encoding YibE/F family protein, which encodes MKKKLIIGIFFIIGISIFAEQTYVKGKILSILREEEFADDEFLISMTDFQVEIMEGEEKGKILVIPHPAYREKEHNLSFKPNMNVVIYRDTDGYYIVERDRRNSLYLLVSLFLGLTLFIAKKQGLKAVLSLGITGFLIFKFMIPGIILGFSPILISIIILSISSVVTIFFMTGFNSKGIIAILGTLGGVVFAGILSIFFSKTMGLTGYTTMESINYASLIKNIDLKELISTGVIIGSAGAVMDVSMSISSALSEIKSHKPHITPLELYNSGMSIGRDIIGTMINTLILAYIGGSLFTIMILTIQQNDFPGIRILNFEFVGVEFLRAFCGSIGILIAVPLTSFLASKIHIHNKEKKIFWD
- the pnp gene encoding polyribonucleotide nucleotidyltransferase, producing the protein MFNEKNMELEIGGKIIKMSTGKLARQAGGAVLVECGGTALLVTATRSKAPRKGADFFPLTVDFVEKYYAAGKMPGGFMKREARPSTNATLTARLIDRPIRPMFPEGFNYDVHIVNTVMSYDETCTTDYLGIIGSSAALMVSDIPFLGPVAAVTVGMIDGEFVLNPSPAQLVNSDLELTVAGTKEAVNMVESGAAELSEKVMLDAILFAHDNIKKICAFQEEFAALVAKENIEFTAPAIDETVKSFIDEKATARLKEAVLVVGKHAREDAVDGLEAELLEIFTADYIEKTGEEELDGALAFDFAKYYHDLMKQLVREAIVYNKHRVDGRKTDELRDLFAEIDILSQPHGSAMFTRGETQAMVFATLGTKQDEQLIDGLDESFYKKFYLHYNFPSYSVGEPGFMRGPGRRELGHGALAERALSYVLPTEEVFPYTVRIVSEITESNGSSSQASICGGSLSLMAAGVPIKEHVAGIAMGLVKEGDDYVVLTDIMGLEDHLGDMDFKVAGTSKGITALQMDIKITGIDEEVMRIALEQALVARTEILGVMNAAIPAPKAELAATAPRVYQMQIDTDKISALIGPAGKNIKGIVEETGAKVDIDDSGKVLIFAVDKDALDKTVSLVNGYVKDVEVGEIYTAKVVKVASFGAFMQVAPGKDGLLHVSQISHERIANVEDVLQVGDEFEVKVISTEKGKISLSRKELLPKPVKAAEVKEETK